GCGGTCGGAAAATTCATCAAGGCTCAAACCCTGTTTTTCCCTGAAATTTTTAATACGCTGTCCTACTTTTGCTTTGCTCATAATCCCCTCTGCTGGTCTAAACCCGTTTAAACTGCTTTTGATAAATACAATAAAAAAGTCAAAAAATGAGTACTTACATCAATGTCGGACATTTGTCATCTTATCCGATCATTGTGCACCTGTTTTTAACAATATACCGAAGAAGAGTCAGTCTAAATCTTAGTGAAAGAAAAATGAAGAACAAAATTAAGCATTAAGAGTTTTTTCTTGCCATTAGTCTTCGGGATTATAATTGTGTGGCGGGGCGGGATTTTGATAGTGGTATTTTCTGTAAATATTATCTATAGTGCGCATAAATTTCAGGATATCAAAAGGAACAACAAATGGCTGCGGCAGATCAAAATACAGGAAGACAAACAATCAAGGGCCTTTTCTCCAGCCAGAATGTACAGAAGATCGGTACCGGAACAACAGTGCGCCGGACCATCAGCAAGATGTACTGGATGGTTGAAGAGCTGAATCCGGAGAATGTCGAAGTTCAGCCCCTGAACACAAGTTACGTTCCTGCCGGACCTAAAACAGTTGTTCCTATGGAAGAATTCCTTTCAAAATATTCTCCTGAGCCTGAATTCTATGTTTCCACTGTTTATCCCAAGATACAGGAGCTGAGTACCACCATTGAGCGTGGTGAAAAAGCAAGGCAGGCCGGAGCTACCTACAGTGCGGAATTCGAATTTCAGAACGCGCTGGGCGTGGATGAAGACAACGTAAAAGCCAACTTCGGTCTTGGACTTACCTATATGGAACGCGGCGAAGCCAACAAAGCCAACGATATTTTCAACAGGCTGGTCAAGCTTGATGCGGCCTTCCAGACCGAACACAAGCACCTGTTCAATGAATTCGGCATCAACCTGCGTAAGACAGGCATGCAGGATCAGGCTATCGATTACTATGACCGGGCATTGGAAATGACTGCAAGCGATGAAAACCTGCATTACAACATCGCCCGGGCTTACTTTGAAAAAGGTGTGCTTGATAAATGTGCCGCCCATCTCAAAAAAGCTATTGAATTAAATTCCGAACATCAGGAAGCTGCCAAGTTTCTGGAATTTCTTAAAAAGCATCATCCTGATCAGGCGTAGCTTGAGAACTTTAGGTAAAATTTTAAGGCCCCTTTCAACATGATGTTGAAAGGGGCCTTTTACTTACTTCTTTTCAATCAAAGCGGAATAGAAAAATTCGCGCAGTTCCGAATCAGGCGGGGTGGTCCACTCTTTTAGCGGAGTTGCATCCTTGTGCCGTTTAAGGAAAGCAGCTACCTGACGCTCATTCTCGTCCGGGTTGAGCGTGCAGGTGATGTAGGCCAGCCGTCCGCCTTTGCGGATGGTCTGCCATGCGTTGTCCAGAATTTTGGCCTGCAAGCGGACCAGCGAATCCATGTCTTCGGGAGTGCGCTTGAATTTGGTGTCCGGCCTGCGGGAAAGCACGCCCAGACCGGAACAGGGTACGTCCAGCAGGCCGGTGCCGATAGATTCTTTTGCCAGCGGCGGATTGATGGCCGAAGCCCGGAAAGATGCCACAGACGGGACTTCCCGCTTCAGCGCAGCCAATCTGCGTTTATGGGGATCACTGGCAATGATGGGTGAAATTTTCAGCGAATGCAGAAATTTTGACTTGCCGCCGCGACCGGAACAACCGTCCCAGACCGGGGTGGGCCATTCCTGTGGATCGAGCACGGAAAGGGCTTCACGGGCAGCATAGCTCTGGCGGGTTACCGATTCTTTCAGTCCTTTGAAAGCTTCGGGCCAGTAACCGGAATAAAATGCAAAAGCCTGCCCGTCCGAGGCAATGTAGTCTTCCTCTTCCAGCAGCTGCATGGCTGCGGCCTTGGCTTTTTTATCTGCGGTATTGAGCACGAATCCGGCAGCAGGCGGGCAGATCTGGGCTTCAAGGTATTGCTCGGCCCTGTCACGGCCATAGCTGTCCAGCCAGAGTTCCACAATCCATTCCGGGCAGGAATAAAATGCGGAAAGAAATTCGATGTCGGAATCAGTGTTGCGGCGGAAAAAATCTTCGTCTGCGCCGTCTTCAGCCAGCCTTGCCACCTTGCGCAGCACGGCATTTGCCAGCCCGCCCAGTTTACCTTTGGAAAGACGTTTTGCGGAATCCACGCCCCAGTCTACGGAAGCGTATGCCGGAACATCCATATGCAGGATTTCATAGGCGGCCATGCCCAGCACCCGCAGCACGGGAACAGGCAGTCCGTCCGGGCGGGAGAGAAAACAACTCAGCACATTCTGCAAACGCATGCGCATGCGCAGATAGCCGTAGAGAATCTCTGTGACGAAGCCCCGGTCGCGTCCGTCCAGATTTGCAGCTGTGAGCGCATTATCAAGCACGGCCTGTGCATCCGCACCACCGTCAAGAGCGCGGGTTACGCATTCAAAGGCCACGCCCCTCGGTCCGGGCAGGGAAAGGGAATTGTTCTTTTTTTGTTTTGCCATCAGCGGAGTCCCGGCCTAAAGCCCGGTCAGCGGGGTCAGGCCGACATTCTTATCGGCATCAGCGGGAAGCTTGTCTTCCTTGAGGAAACGGCGAAGTGCGTTTTCCACATCAATAAGTGAAACCTGAGTATCAAGGCAGGGACCGTGCGGACGCTCATTGAGTACGCCGTAAACCGGAAGCGGATAGGTATCCTGAATACCGGAAGCAAGGTCGCGCTCACAGGCGATAGCAATGATCATGCGCGGGCGGTTCTGTACTACCAGACGGCGGGCGATAGTCCCCCCGGTGGCAACATGGAAATGTACGCCGTATTTATCGCGCAGTTCCAGCAGACCTTTGATGGTACACAGGCCGCAGCGTTTGCAGTTATCAATGTCGTAAGTCAGACGCATATCGCAACGGCTGGCCTGTAAACAGTGCGGGGTCAGGATCATGATTTTTTCAGGATCAAAACGTCCCACTTCGGAAAGTACCAGCTCGTTATTCACTTTGATAAAAGAACCGCGAATCTTGCGCTTGGAAAGCCCGAACACACGCCCCAGAATGGTCATGAGCGGCAGGAAGAGTTTAATGCTCAAGCCGCGCGCTTTTTGAAAAAAGGGATGCGTTTTGCCCAGTATCACGTTGATCAGCAGACCTGCATACGCCCAGCCCACCAGCACAATGAGTGCGAAAATGAACAGCCCCCAGCTCCAAGTCGCCCACGCACCGAAAGAATCCAGCCCCGCATATGGAACATACCAAAGCAGGCCCAGAAATGCGCAGAGCAGCAAACAGGTCCCGGTAATCAGGCCGATGAAAAGACGCTTTTTATTATCTTTTTCTACACTCATATATTAAATTCGCCTCCG
This sequence is a window from Desulfovibrio sp. JC010. Protein-coding genes within it:
- a CDS encoding transcription antitermination factor NusB, yielding MAKQKKNNSLSLPGPRGVAFECVTRALDGGADAQAVLDNALTAANLDGRDRGFVTEILYGYLRMRMRLQNVLSCFLSRPDGLPVPVLRVLGMAAYEILHMDVPAYASVDWGVDSAKRLSKGKLGGLANAVLRKVARLAEDGADEDFFRRNTDSDIEFLSAFYSCPEWIVELWLDSYGRDRAEQYLEAQICPPAAGFVLNTADKKAKAAAMQLLEEEDYIASDGQAFAFYSGYWPEAFKGLKESVTRQSYAAREALSVLDPQEWPTPVWDGCSGRGGKSKFLHSLKISPIIASDPHKRRLAALKREVPSVASFRASAINPPLAKESIGTGLLDVPCSGLGVLSRRPDTKFKRTPEDMDSLVRLQAKILDNAWQTIRKGGRLAYITCTLNPDENERQVAAFLKRHKDATPLKEWTTPPDSELREFFYSALIEKK
- a CDS encoding DUF116 domain-containing protein yields the protein MSVEKDNKKRLFIGLITGTCLLLCAFLGLLWYVPYAGLDSFGAWATWSWGLFIFALIVLVGWAYAGLLINVILGKTHPFFQKARGLSIKLFLPLMTILGRVFGLSKRKIRGSFIKVNNELVLSEVGRFDPEKIMILTPHCLQASRCDMRLTYDIDNCKRCGLCTIKGLLELRDKYGVHFHVATGGTIARRLVVQNRPRMIIAIACERDLASGIQDTYPLPVYGVLNERPHGPCLDTQVSLIDVENALRRFLKEDKLPADADKNVGLTPLTGL
- a CDS encoding lipopolysaccharide assembly protein LapB; this encodes MAAADQNTGRQTIKGLFSSQNVQKIGTGTTVRRTISKMYWMVEELNPENVEVQPLNTSYVPAGPKTVVPMEEFLSKYSPEPEFYVSTVYPKIQELSTTIERGEKARQAGATYSAEFEFQNALGVDEDNVKANFGLGLTYMERGEANKANDIFNRLVKLDAAFQTEHKHLFNEFGINLRKTGMQDQAIDYYDRALEMTASDENLHYNIARAYFEKGVLDKCAAHLKKAIELNSEHQEAAKFLEFLKKHHPDQA